A genomic window from Solanum stenotomum isolate F172 chromosome 10, ASM1918654v1, whole genome shotgun sequence includes:
- the LOC125842569 gene encoding putrescine N-methyltransferase 2 yields MEVISTHTNGSAITITTNGHHNNGKSDHRNGGTIHDNGNKLLLGNSNSIKPGWFSEFSALWPGEAFSVKIEKLLFQGKSDYQDVMLFESATYGKVLTLDGAIQHTENGGFPYTEMIVHLPLGSIPTPKKVLIIGGGIGFTLFEVLRYSTIEEIDIVEIDDVVVDVSRKFFPYLAANFNDPRVTLVLGDGAAFVKAAQAGYYDAIIVDSSDPIGPAKDLFERPFFEAVAKALRPGGVICTQAESIWLHMHIIKQIIANCRLVFKGSVNYAWTTVPTYPTGVIGYMLCSTEGPEVDFKNPVNPIDKDTTHVKSKLEPLKFYNTDIHKAAFILPSFARSLMES; encoded by the exons ATGGAAGTCATATCTACTCACACAAATGGCTCTGCCATCACAATCACCACCAACGGCCACCACAATAATGGCAAGTCCGATCACCGAAACGGCGGAACAATTCATGACAATGGCAATAAGCTATTATTGGGAAACTCCAACTCTATTAAGCCTGGTTGGTTTTCAGAGTTTAGCGCGTTATGGCCAG GTGAAGCATTCTCAGTAAAAATTGAGAAGTTGCTATTTCAAGGGAAGTCTGATTACCAAGATGTCATGTTATTTGAG TCAGCAACTTATGGTAAAGTTCTAACATTGGATGGAGCAATTCAACACACAGAAAATGGTGGATTTCCATATACTGAAATGATTGTTCATCTACCACTTGGTTCAATCCCAACTCCCAAAAAG GTGTTGATCATTGGTGGAGGAATTGGTTTTACATTATTCGAAGTGCTTCGTTATTCTACCATAGAAGAAATAGATATTGTTGAGATTGATGACGTGGTGGTCGat GTGTCTAGAAAATTTTTCCCCTACCTTGCTGCTAATTTTAATGATCCTCGTGTAACTCTGGTTCTCGGCGATG GAGCAGCATTTGTAAAGGCTGCACAAGCAGGGTATTATGATGCTATTATTGTGGACTCTTCTGATCCTATTg GTCCAGCAAAAGATTTATTTGAGAGGCCATTTTTTGAGGCAGTAGCCAAAGCTCTTAGGCCAGGAGGAGTTATATGCACACAAGCTGAAAGTATATGGCTTCATATGCATATTATTAAACAAATTATTGCTAATTGTCGACTAGTCTTTAAAGGTTCTGTTAACTATGCTTGGACTACTGTTCCAACATATCCAAC tggTGTAATTGGTTACATGCTTTGCTCTACTGAGGGACCAGAAGTTGACTTTAAGAATCCAGTGAATCCAATTGACAAAGATACAActcatgtcaagtcaaaattagAACCTCTCAAGTTCTACAACActgat aTTCATAAAGCAGCTTTTATTTTGCCATCTTTTGCCAGAAGTTTGATGGAGTCTTAA